One window of Microbacterium sp. 1S1 genomic DNA carries:
- a CDS encoding ABC transporter substrate-binding protein — protein MNRHITRRRAGRFAMAVAGTVAASLALAGCGGGAESTVESPAASDIDPDGIIEAGISYTLNGSFDPMVASGAVTVSANWHVFEGLIDLDPVTQEPAPALAADFPTQVDETTYDIDLREGATFQNGDPVTADDVVFSYERVLDPANNSLFRSFVEFIDTVTAVDEDTVRITTDYPFSLIDDRLGVVKIVPKAVVEADPEGFGANPVGSGPYALVSAVPEDKIVFERYDDYNGPRPALAAGMNWNLLADASARVTAMSTGTVQAIEDVPYIDADGLAASAEVESVQSFGLLFMMFNTKAEPFDDVRVRQALHYALDMDKIIETGMLGNATPATSFLPEDYPNYHEASTVYSYDPEKAEELLEEAGVSDLAITLRMTDTGWVKEVAPLIKESLDAIGIDTTLDISQSASMYEKVDSGDYTVAIAPGDPSVFGVDPDLLMNWWYGENVWTQTRTARSDSPEYAELRTLLDTAVTQEGDEQQESWNQAYDLISDQAVLYPLFHRKLPTAWNSQELVGFQPVPTTGLSFLDVGVAAK, from the coding sequence ATGAACCGACACATCACTCGCCGCCGGGCGGGTCGATTCGCGATGGCGGTCGCTGGCACGGTCGCCGCGTCCCTCGCGCTCGCCGGCTGCGGCGGCGGTGCCGAGAGCACCGTCGAGAGCCCCGCCGCGAGCGACATCGACCCGGACGGCATCATCGAGGCCGGGATCTCGTACACCCTGAACGGCAGCTTCGACCCGATGGTCGCGTCCGGCGCCGTGACGGTCTCGGCGAACTGGCACGTCTTCGAGGGACTCATCGACCTCGACCCGGTCACGCAGGAGCCCGCCCCCGCCCTTGCGGCCGACTTCCCGACGCAGGTCGACGAGACGACCTATGACATCGACCTCCGCGAAGGCGCGACGTTCCAGAACGGAGACCCGGTCACCGCCGACGACGTGGTCTTCAGCTACGAGCGCGTCCTCGACCCGGCGAACAACTCGCTGTTCCGCTCGTTCGTCGAGTTCATCGACACCGTCACCGCCGTCGATGAGGACACCGTCCGGATCACCACCGACTATCCGTTCTCCCTCATCGACGATCGTCTCGGCGTCGTCAAGATCGTGCCGAAGGCCGTGGTCGAAGCCGACCCCGAGGGCTTCGGCGCGAACCCGGTCGGCTCCGGCCCCTACGCCCTCGTCTCCGCCGTGCCCGAGGACAAGATCGTCTTCGAGCGGTACGACGACTACAACGGCCCCCGTCCCGCGCTCGCCGCCGGCATGAACTGGAACCTCCTCGCCGATGCCTCCGCCCGCGTCACCGCGATGTCGACCGGCACGGTGCAGGCGATCGAGGACGTGCCCTACATCGATGCGGACGGACTGGCCGCCTCGGCCGAGGTCGAGAGCGTGCAGTCCTTCGGCCTCCTCTTCATGATGTTCAACACGAAGGCCGAGCCGTTCGACGACGTTCGCGTCCGCCAGGCGCTGCATTACGCGCTCGACATGGACAAGATCATCGAGACCGGCATGCTCGGCAACGCCACCCCGGCCACGTCGTTCCTTCCCGAGGACTACCCGAACTACCACGAGGCGTCCACCGTCTACTCGTACGATCCGGAGAAGGCGGAGGAGCTGCTGGAGGAAGCCGGCGTCTCCGACCTCGCGATCACGCTGCGCATGACCGACACCGGCTGGGTGAAGGAGGTGGCGCCGCTCATCAAGGAGTCCCTCGACGCGATCGGCATCGACACCACCCTCGACATCAGTCAGTCGGCCTCGATGTACGAGAAGGTCGACTCCGGCGACTACACGGTCGCCATCGCCCCCGGTGACCCGTCGGTGTTCGGCGTGGACCCCGACCTGCTCATGAACTGGTGGTACGGCGAGAACGTCTGGACCCAGACCCGCACCGCCCGGTCCGACTCCCCGGAGTACGCCGAGCTGCGCACGCTGCTGGACACCGCCGTCACCCAGGAGGGCGACGAGCAGCAGGAATCCTGGAATCAGGCCTATGACCTGATCTCGGACCAGGCCGTGCTGTACCCGCTGTTCCACCGCAAGCTGCCCACCGCCTGGAACTCCCAGGAGCTGGTCGGCTTCCAGCCGGTCCCCACGACCGGACTGTCGTTCCTCGACGTCGGCGTGGCCGCGAAGTAG
- a CDS encoding FadR/GntR family transcriptional regulator codes for MKSTTGRASRMRRATTADQIKQLILTRGLTPGDPLPTEAELCEELDVSRSSVREAIRTLSTLDIVDVRHGHGTYVGAMSLDPMVEALVFRGVLSPEGSLQALREVVEVRLALDLSMAERVVGAAQAQEDPELDELVAEMVDKAGRGEYFLDEDRAFHTRLFGAIDNRLVGQLVGAFWDVHTAVLPQLGIAQPDDIHKTAKAHGDMLDAARAGDVERYRRAVIEHYQPLQRVLATAEDVRA; via the coding sequence ATGAAGTCCACCACGGGGAGGGCGTCGCGGATGCGGCGAGCCACGACGGCGGATCAGATCAAGCAGCTCATCCTCACACGCGGACTCACCCCCGGCGACCCGCTGCCGACCGAGGCCGAACTGTGCGAGGAACTCGACGTCTCGCGCTCCTCGGTCCGTGAAGCGATCCGCACGCTCTCCACGCTCGACATCGTCGACGTCCGGCACGGACACGGCACCTACGTGGGCGCGATGTCGCTGGACCCGATGGTCGAGGCGCTCGTCTTCCGCGGTGTGCTCTCCCCCGAAGGCTCACTGCAGGCGCTGCGCGAGGTCGTGGAGGTGCGCCTCGCCCTCGATCTCTCCATGGCCGAGCGCGTGGTCGGGGCCGCCCAGGCGCAGGAGGACCCGGAACTCGACGAGCTCGTCGCCGAGATGGTCGACAAGGCCGGCCGCGGCGAGTACTTCCTCGACGAGGACCGGGCGTTCCACACCCGGCTTTTCGGCGCGATCGACAACCGCCTGGTGGGCCAGCTCGTCGGAGCCTTCTGGGACGTGCACACCGCCGTGCTCCCGCAGCTCGGCATCGCCCAGCCCGATGACATCCACAAGACCGCCAAGGCGCACGGCGACATGCTGGACGCCGCACGCGCGGGCGACGTCGAGCGCTACCGCCGAGCCGTCATCGAGCACTACCAGCCGCTGCAGCGCGTGCTAGCGACAGCAGAGGACGTGCGGGCCTGA
- a CDS encoding DUF808 domain-containing protein, producing MSVGLLAVVDDILSAAMKASAKAAGVVIDDAAVTPQYVQGITPARELPVVGKIALGSLVNKFVIIIPIALLLTAFAPWVLPYLLILGGSYLCFEGAEKVLEWFGVHHGHADEGARDERKLVLGAVRTDLILSTEIMLISLASLDKGLDIWSTLAILAVIALLMTIAVYGAVALLVKIDDIGLKMAKNPVQRVRHTGTRIVRSMPAVFRFISVLGTVAMLWVGGHLVLVNLGEVGLHAPVDVLHAVEHALEPLGGVIVWVVDTIISAIAGLVWGLVIVGIVLGIAKLFGRKPSFHEGEASPADIHV from the coding sequence ATGTCCGTTGGACTGCTCGCCGTCGTCGACGACATCCTGAGCGCCGCGATGAAGGCGTCGGCGAAGGCCGCCGGAGTCGTGATCGACGATGCCGCCGTCACCCCGCAGTACGTGCAGGGCATCACGCCGGCTCGTGAGCTCCCCGTGGTCGGCAAGATCGCCCTCGGGTCGCTGGTGAACAAGTTCGTCATCATCATCCCGATCGCCCTCCTCCTCACCGCCTTCGCGCCGTGGGTACTGCCGTACCTGCTGATCCTCGGCGGCTCGTACCTCTGCTTCGAGGGCGCGGAGAAGGTGCTCGAGTGGTTCGGCGTGCACCACGGCCACGCTGACGAGGGAGCCCGCGACGAGAGGAAGCTCGTGCTCGGTGCCGTCCGCACGGACCTCATCCTCTCGACCGAGATCATGCTCATCTCGCTCGCCAGCCTCGACAAGGGACTCGACATCTGGTCGACCCTCGCCATCCTCGCCGTGATCGCACTGCTCATGACCATCGCCGTGTACGGCGCCGTGGCTCTGCTGGTGAAGATCGACGACATCGGGCTGAAGATGGCGAAGAACCCCGTGCAGCGCGTGCGGCACACCGGTACCCGGATCGTCCGGTCGATGCCCGCGGTCTTCCGCTTCATCAGCGTGCTCGGCACCGTCGCGATGCTCTGGGTCGGCGGACACCTCGTCCTTGTCAACCTCGGCGAAGTCGGTCTGCACGCCCCGGTCGACGTGCTGCACGCGGTCGAGCACGCCCTCGAACCGCTGGGGGGCGTGATCGTGTGGGTCGTCGACACGATCATCTCGGCGATCGCCGGTCTCGTCTGGGGTCTCGTGATCGTCGGCATCGTCCTCGGCATCGCGAAGCTCTTCGGCAGGAAGCCGAGCTTCCACGAGGGCGAGGCCTCCCCCGCCGACATCCACGTCTGA